One part of the Pandoraea faecigallinarum genome encodes these proteins:
- a CDS encoding glutathione peroxidase yields the protein MSANSQHVYDFSVRTLAGESVSLSQYRGKVLLIVNTASECGFTPQYAGLQTLYEQLGPRGFEVLAFPCNQFGKQEPGDAQAIRSFCDARFHVTFPMFAKIDVRGPHAAPLYTYLTREKRGVLGTKAIKWNFTKFLVDASGHVVARYAPSAKPEAIRADIEKLLP from the coding sequence ATGAGTGCAAATTCGCAGCACGTGTACGATTTTTCAGTCCGGACGCTGGCTGGCGAGTCCGTCAGCCTGTCGCAATACCGCGGCAAGGTGCTGCTCATCGTCAACACGGCGAGCGAGTGCGGATTCACGCCGCAGTACGCCGGTTTGCAGACCCTGTACGAGCAGCTCGGCCCGCGCGGGTTCGAAGTCCTCGCGTTTCCGTGCAATCAGTTCGGCAAGCAGGAGCCGGGCGACGCGCAGGCAATCCGCAGCTTCTGCGACGCGCGGTTTCACGTCACGTTTCCGATGTTCGCAAAGATCGACGTCAGGGGGCCGCACGCCGCTCCGCTCTACACCTATCTCACGCGGGAAAAGCGCGGCGTGCTTGGAACGAAGGCGATCAAGTGGAACTTCACCAAGTTTCTGGTGGATGCCTCCGGTCACGTGGTGGCGCGGTATGCCCCGAGTGCGAAGCCCGAAGCGATTCGTGCAGACATCGAGAAACTGCTGCCTTAA
- a CDS encoding YggS family pyridoxal phosphate-dependent enzyme produces the protein MSNIAAHLDDVLSRISRATADAGRPAGSVRLLAVSKTFGAEAVRAALGAGQWAFGENYVQEALEKMAALAGETVDGKPLEWHFIGPLQSNKTRAVAEHFDWVHSVDRLKIAQRLSAQRPVNLPPLQVCLQVNISGEASKSGVTPDEVPAVAHAIAALPNLTLRGLMAIPEPEDDPARQRAPFRAVRALFDTLRADGLALDTLSMGMSADLEAAVAEGATMVRIGTAIFGARDYSPRA, from the coding sequence ATGTCGAACATCGCTGCACATCTCGACGACGTCCTCTCCCGGATTTCACGCGCCACCGCCGATGCAGGCCGACCGGCGGGCAGCGTACGTCTGCTCGCCGTCTCGAAGACCTTCGGTGCCGAAGCCGTGCGCGCCGCGCTGGGCGCCGGCCAATGGGCGTTCGGCGAGAACTATGTGCAGGAGGCGCTTGAGAAGATGGCGGCACTCGCCGGCGAGACCGTCGACGGCAAGCCGCTGGAATGGCATTTCATCGGCCCGCTGCAAAGCAACAAGACGCGCGCAGTGGCGGAGCATTTCGACTGGGTGCATTCGGTCGACCGTCTGAAGATTGCGCAACGGCTGAGTGCGCAGCGCCCGGTCAATCTGCCGCCGTTGCAGGTCTGCTTGCAGGTCAACATCAGCGGCGAAGCGAGCAAGAGTGGCGTGACGCCGGACGAAGTCCCGGCCGTTGCCCATGCGATCGCCGCCCTGCCGAACCTGACGTTGCGCGGACTGATGGCGATTCCGGAGCCCGAAGACGACCCGGCACGTCAGCGCGCGCCGTTCAGGGCCGTGCGCGCGTTGTTCGACACGCTGCGCGCGGACGGGCTCGCACTCGATACGCTCTCGATGGGCATGTCGGCGGATCTGGAAGCGGCGGTGGCCGAGGGTGCGACAATGGTGCGTATCGGCACCGCGATTTTCGGTGCACGCGATTACAGCCCCCGCGCCTGA
- the ubiA gene encoding 4-hydroxybenzoate octaprenyltransferase, giving the protein MLLAQRLPLYFRLVRLDKPIGTVLLLWPTLSALWIASNGHPGALLVVIFTLGTFLMRSAGCAINDYADRDFDKFVKRTKERPITSGRIRAWEALAVAATLAVVSFMLILPLNALTKWLSIPALFVAGTYPFTKRFFALPQAYLGVAFGFGIPMAFAAVQDQVPVVAWVLLLSNVFWSLAYDTEYAMVDRDDDLKIGIKTSAITFGRFDVAAVMLCYAGALGIQALVGAYLGFGWPFWLGMAVAVSFAIYHYFLIRGRERMPCFAAFRHNNWLGAAVFAGITGHYLLTAQG; this is encoded by the coding sequence ATGTTGCTCGCCCAACGTCTTCCGCTGTATTTCCGCCTCGTTCGTCTGGACAAGCCGATCGGCACCGTGTTGCTGCTGTGGCCGACACTCTCGGCGCTGTGGATTGCGTCGAACGGACACCCCGGCGCGTTGCTGGTCGTGATTTTCACGCTGGGTACCTTTCTGATGCGCTCGGCGGGCTGTGCCATCAACGATTACGCCGACCGCGACTTCGACAAGTTCGTCAAACGCACGAAGGAGCGCCCGATCACCTCGGGGCGCATCCGCGCATGGGAAGCGCTCGCCGTGGCCGCCACGTTGGCCGTCGTCAGCTTCATGCTGATCCTGCCGCTCAATGCGCTGACCAAATGGTTGTCGATCCCCGCGCTGTTCGTTGCGGGCACCTATCCGTTCACCAAGCGCTTTTTCGCGTTGCCGCAGGCCTATCTGGGCGTGGCGTTCGGTTTCGGTATTCCGATGGCATTCGCCGCGGTGCAGGATCAGGTGCCGGTCGTCGCGTGGGTGCTGCTGCTCTCGAACGTGTTCTGGTCGCTCGCGTATGACACCGAGTATGCGATGGTCGATCGCGACGACGATCTGAAGATCGGCATCAAGACGTCCGCGATCACGTTCGGCAGATTCGACGTAGCGGCCGTCATGCTGTGTTACGCCGGCGCACTCGGCATTCAGGCGCTGGTGGGCGCGTATCTCGGTTTTGGCTGGCCGTTCTGGCTGGGTATGGCCGTGGCCGTGAGCTTCGCCATCTATCACTACTTTCTGATTCGAGGCCGCGAACGCATGCCTTGCTTCGCCGCCTTCCGTCATAACAACTGGCTCGGCGCGGCGGTCTTCGCGGGCATCACCGGACATTATCTGTTGACGGCGCAGGGGTAG
- the proC gene encoding pyrroline-5-carboxylate reductase produces MRIAFIGGGNMANALIGGLVKRGTAPRDILAIDVNESTREGLVTQHNIETASAPNDRLRDYDTLVLAVKPQVLKDVAQALQPHLNGQLVISIAAGIRASDLARWLGGHNQIVRCMPNTPALIGKGITGLIALSGVDSDQRKRAENILSAAGEIIWVDKESQLDAVTAISGSGPAYVFYFIEALEQAAQELGFSPAQGRQLAIATFMGASQLAANSPEPASVLRDRVTSKGGTTFAAISQFEKDAVKDAIVRGVKAANHRAKELGDELGKA; encoded by the coding sequence ATGAGAATTGCATTCATCGGCGGCGGCAACATGGCCAACGCCTTGATCGGCGGACTCGTCAAGCGCGGCACGGCACCGCGCGACATTCTCGCCATCGACGTCAACGAATCGACCCGCGAGGGTCTCGTCACGCAACACAACATCGAGACCGCCAGTGCTCCCAACGATCGCTTGCGCGATTACGACACGCTCGTGCTGGCCGTCAAACCTCAAGTCCTCAAGGATGTCGCGCAAGCCCTCCAGCCGCATCTGAACGGCCAACTCGTCATCAGCATTGCTGCGGGCATTCGCGCGTCGGATCTGGCGCGCTGGCTTGGCGGTCACAACCAGATCGTGCGCTGCATGCCGAACACGCCGGCGCTGATCGGCAAGGGCATTACCGGGTTGATTGCGCTCTCCGGGGTGGATTCGGATCAGCGCAAGCGCGCCGAAAACATACTGAGCGCCGCCGGCGAGATCATCTGGGTCGACAAGGAGAGCCAGCTCGATGCCGTCACCGCTATCTCGGGAAGCGGTCCGGCGTACGTGTTCTACTTCATCGAAGCCCTGGAGCAGGCCGCGCAAGAACTGGGCTTCTCGCCGGCGCAGGGACGTCAGCTCGCCATCGCAACGTTCATGGGGGCATCGCAGCTTGCCGCGAACTCTCCCGAGCCGGCCAGCGTGCTGCGCGATCGTGTGACGTCCAAGGGCGGCACGACCTTCGCGGCGATTTCGCAGTTCGAAAAGGACGCCGTCAAGGACGCCATCGTGCGTGGCGTGAAAGCCGCCAACCACCGCGCCAAGGAACTCGGAGACGAACTGGGCAAGGCCTGA